One window from the genome of Sphaerotilus microaerophilus encodes:
- a CDS encoding SpoVR family protein has translation MKDLVNGPLPLAQRPAQHLSGPSDWSFELIDQYHAVIRATAERHGLDTYPNQLEIITAEQMMDAYASVGMPVNYRHWSYGKEFISTEKNYKRGAMGLAYEIVINSNPCISYLMEENTMAMQALVIAHAAYGHNSFFKGNYLFRMWTDAASIIDYLVYAKNYVAACEEKHGLEVVETFLDSCHALMNQGVDRYRRPSKRTLAQELAERKEREAYAQQQVNDLWRTLPRRADRAEEQQETRRFPEEPQENLLYFVEKNAPLLEPWQREIVRIVRKVAQYFYPQRQSQVMNEGWATFWHHRILNTMYDDGYLTDGVMIEWLKSHTNVVYQPRVGERGYSGLNPYALGFAMYSDIERICRHPTEEDRHWFPDLAGSPWLPALDHAMRNYKDESFIGQFLSPKLMRDLRLFAIVDDEKQSEIEVAAIHDESGYRRVREALSHQYDLGSREPNIQVWNVNLRGDRSLTLRHFQHNDRPLDDSAQQVLKHAARLWGFAVHLESANGKGDVTKRWTVPAPSH, from the coding sequence ATGAAGGACCTGGTCAACGGCCCATTGCCACTGGCGCAGCGCCCCGCGCAGCACCTGAGCGGCCCGAGCGACTGGAGCTTCGAGCTCATCGATCAGTACCACGCCGTGATCCGCGCCACCGCCGAGCGCCACGGCCTGGACACCTACCCGAACCAGCTGGAGATCATCACCGCCGAGCAGATGATGGACGCCTACGCGTCGGTCGGCATGCCGGTGAACTACCGCCACTGGAGCTACGGCAAGGAGTTCATCTCCACCGAGAAGAACTACAAGCGCGGCGCGATGGGCCTGGCCTACGAGATCGTCATCAACTCCAACCCCTGCATCAGCTACCTGATGGAGGAGAACACGATGGCGATGCAGGCGCTCGTCATCGCCCACGCCGCCTACGGCCACAACAGCTTCTTCAAGGGCAACTACCTGTTCCGCATGTGGACGGACGCTGCATCGATCATCGACTACCTCGTCTACGCCAAGAACTACGTGGCCGCCTGCGAGGAAAAGCATGGCCTTGAGGTGGTCGAGACCTTCCTCGACAGCTGCCATGCGCTGATGAACCAGGGCGTGGACCGCTACCGCCGCCCCAGCAAGCGCACCCTGGCGCAGGAACTGGCCGAGCGCAAGGAGCGCGAGGCCTACGCCCAGCAGCAGGTCAACGACCTGTGGCGCACCCTGCCGCGTCGCGCCGACCGGGCCGAGGAGCAGCAGGAGACCCGCCGCTTCCCCGAGGAGCCGCAGGAGAACCTGCTGTACTTCGTCGAGAAGAATGCGCCGCTGCTCGAACCCTGGCAGCGCGAGATCGTGCGCATCGTGCGCAAGGTGGCGCAGTACTTCTACCCGCAACGCCAGAGCCAGGTGATGAACGAGGGCTGGGCCACCTTCTGGCACCACCGCATCCTCAACACCATGTACGACGACGGCTACCTCACCGACGGCGTGATGATCGAGTGGCTGAAGTCGCACACCAACGTGGTCTACCAGCCCCGCGTGGGCGAGCGCGGCTACTCAGGCCTGAACCCCTACGCGCTGGGCTTTGCGATGTACAGCGACATCGAGCGCATCTGCCGCCACCCGACCGAGGAGGACCGCCACTGGTTCCCCGACCTGGCTGGCTCGCCCTGGCTGCCCGCGCTCGACCACGCGATGCGCAACTACAAGGACGAGAGCTTCATCGGCCAGTTCCTCAGCCCCAAGCTGATGCGCGACCTGCGGCTGTTCGCCATCGTCGACGACGAGAAGCAGTCCGAGATCGAGGTCGCGGCCATCCACGACGAATCGGGTTACCGGCGCGTGCGCGAGGCGCTGTCGCACCAGTACGACCTGGGCAGCCGCGAGCCCAACATCCAGGTCTGGAATGTCAACCTGCGCGGCGACCGCTCACTGACGCTGCGCCACTTCCAGCACAACGACCGCCCGCTGGACGACTCCGCCCAGCAGGTGCTCAAGCACGCCGCGCGGCTCTGGGGCTTTGCGGTGCACCTGGAGAGTGCGAACGGCAAGGGTGACGTGACCAAGCGCTGGACGGTGCCGGCGCCGAGCCATTGA
- a CDS encoding FAD-binding oxidoreductase: protein MNAPHPISWQPALSLRPLPPAMLEALRQRFGERCSSARAVCDQHGRDESPYDVTPPEAVIFCESSADVADAVKLADQYAVPVIPFGVGSSLEGHLLAVQGGICLDVSRMNRVLSVNAEDLTVTVQPGVTREQVNAEIRDQGLFFPIDPGANASIGGMCGTRASGTNAVRYGTMRENVLALEVVTASGELIRTGTRAKKSSAGYDLTRLFVGSEGTLGVMTEITLKLYPLPEAVSAAICHFPSEAAAVQTTIALIQLGVPIARCELLDANAVTGVNLQSKLGLRETPMLLMEFHGSPASVQEQAETVQEIARDHGGEDFQWATTPEERSRLWAARHKAYFSAMHLNPGCRTITTDTCVPISRLADCVVAAKQEATDAGLPHYLVGHVGDGNFHIAYLIDPSSAEQHERAEELNRRVVQRAIACGGTCTGEHGVGLHKMGFLLEEAGEGAVAMMRSIKRALDPKNILNPGKIFSINPP from the coding sequence ATGAACGCCCCACATCCCATCAGCTGGCAGCCTGCCCTGTCCCTGCGTCCGTTGCCGCCGGCGATGCTGGAGGCCCTGCGCCAGCGCTTCGGTGAGCGCTGCAGCAGCGCGCGGGCGGTCTGCGACCAGCACGGGCGGGACGAGTCGCCCTACGACGTGACGCCGCCCGAGGCGGTGATCTTCTGCGAGAGCAGCGCCGACGTGGCCGATGCGGTCAAGCTGGCCGACCAGTACGCCGTGCCGGTGATCCCGTTTGGCGTCGGCTCCTCGCTGGAGGGGCACCTGCTGGCGGTGCAGGGTGGCATCTGCCTGGACGTGTCGCGCATGAACCGGGTGCTGAGCGTGAACGCCGAGGACTTGACGGTGACGGTGCAGCCGGGTGTGACGCGCGAGCAGGTCAACGCCGAGATCCGTGACCAGGGCCTGTTCTTCCCGATCGACCCGGGCGCCAACGCATCCATCGGCGGCATGTGCGGAACCCGGGCCAGCGGCACCAACGCGGTGCGCTACGGCACCATGCGCGAGAACGTGCTGGCGCTGGAAGTGGTCACCGCCAGCGGCGAGCTGATCCGTACCGGCACGCGGGCGAAGAAGTCCTCGGCCGGCTACGACCTGACGCGCCTGTTCGTCGGCAGCGAGGGCACGCTGGGCGTGATGACCGAGATCACGCTGAAGCTCTACCCGCTGCCCGAGGCGGTGTCGGCAGCGATCTGCCATTTCCCCAGCGAGGCGGCGGCCGTACAGACCACCATCGCGCTGATCCAGCTGGGCGTGCCCATTGCCCGCTGCGAGTTGCTGGACGCCAACGCGGTCACGGGCGTGAACCTGCAGAGCAAGCTCGGCCTGCGCGAGACGCCGATGCTGCTGATGGAGTTCCACGGCAGCCCGGCCAGCGTGCAGGAGCAGGCCGAGACGGTGCAGGAGATCGCCCGCGACCACGGCGGCGAGGACTTCCAGTGGGCCACCACGCCCGAGGAGCGTTCACGCCTGTGGGCCGCGCGGCACAAGGCCTACTTCTCGGCGATGCACCTGAACCCAGGCTGCCGCACGATCACCACCGACACCTGCGTGCCGATCTCCCGGCTGGCCGACTGCGTGGTCGCCGCCAAGCAGGAGGCCACCGACGCGGGCCTGCCGCACTACCTCGTCGGCCACGTCGGTGACGGCAACTTCCACATCGCCTACTTGATCGACCCGTCCAGCGCCGAGCAGCACGAGCGCGCCGAGGAGCTGAACCGCCGCGTGGTGCAGCGCGCCATCGCCTGCGGCGGCACCTGCACCGGCGAACACGGCGTGGGCCTGCACAAGATGGGCTTTTTGCTGGAAGAGGCCGGCGAGGGTGCGGTGGCGATGATGCGCAGCATCAAGCGGGCGCTGGACCCGAAGAACATCCTGAATCCGGGGAAGATCTTCTCTATCAACCCCCCCTAA
- a CDS encoding Crp/Fnr family transcriptional regulator — MPTQRTAPADPSSPEATPLAQQLAALYPVLGESPPTGWEADLAALGPALQVPASALLFDEGAPCRGFPFVLSGEVRVARGAPQGRALELYRVQAGEVCIVSASCLFGHTTLAAHGATVQPTRLMLLPPAMFMRWCDHEPFRRFIFGVFATRMADLIALAEAVAFQRLDQRLAAALLGHGGTLHTTHQQLADELGTVREMVTRLLKRFERAGWVALARERVEILNPAALRNLAGGSNAA, encoded by the coding sequence ATGCCGACGCAACGCACTGCCCCTGCCGACCCGTCCTCGCCCGAGGCCACCCCGCTGGCACAGCAGCTGGCTGCGCTCTACCCGGTGCTGGGTGAATCCCCACCCACCGGCTGGGAGGCGGATCTCGCCGCGCTGGGCCCGGCGCTGCAGGTGCCGGCCAGCGCGCTGCTCTTCGACGAAGGTGCGCCCTGCCGCGGTTTCCCCTTCGTGCTGTCGGGTGAGGTGCGCGTGGCGCGCGGCGCGCCGCAGGGCCGGGCGCTGGAGCTGTACCGGGTGCAGGCCGGCGAGGTCTGCATCGTCTCGGCCTCCTGCCTGTTCGGCCACACCACCCTGGCCGCCCACGGCGCCACGGTGCAGCCCACCCGGCTGATGCTGCTGCCACCGGCCATGTTCATGCGCTGGTGCGACCACGAGCCCTTCCGCCGCTTCATCTTCGGCGTGTTCGCCACCCGCATGGCGGACCTGATCGCCCTGGCCGAGGCGGTGGCCTTCCAGCGCCTGGACCAGCGCCTGGCCGCCGCGCTGCTCGGCCATGGCGGCACGCTGCACACCACCCACCAGCAGCTGGCCGACGAACTGGGCACCGTGCGCGAGATGGTGACGCGCCTGCTCAAGCGCTTCGAGCGCGCCGGCTGGGTGGCCCTGGCACGGGAGCGTGTCGAGATCCTGAACCCGGCGGCGTTGAGAAATTTGGCAGGCGGCTCCAATGCAGCGTGA
- a CDS encoding outer membrane beta-barrel protein has product MIKKWILGLVLGATFTAVSAEPYMVASGGLARSNEDCSGVSSCDKNGIGFKLLGGYKLTPNLGIEGGYYNLGKVSAADSGVSMSIKSAGFGVGIAGFVDLAPQVRGFGRLGVASLKTKLDWSYMSLRGGVSDTNVALLFGLGAGYALTKNLSIDANVDFGKHKIDDNSFGGSSRVTTYGVGVTASF; this is encoded by the coding sequence ATGATCAAGAAGTGGATTCTCGGATTGGTGCTTGGTGCAACCTTCACGGCCGTCAGTGCTGAACCATACATGGTGGCTTCCGGCGGTCTTGCGCGGTCCAACGAAGACTGCAGCGGTGTCAGCTCCTGCGACAAGAATGGCATCGGGTTCAAGCTGTTGGGTGGCTATAAGCTGACCCCGAACCTCGGCATTGAGGGGGGCTACTACAACCTGGGCAAAGTCTCTGCAGCTGATTCCGGTGTGTCGATGAGCATCAAGTCTGCCGGCTTTGGTGTCGGCATTGCAGGCTTCGTGGATCTGGCGCCGCAAGTGCGCGGCTTCGGGCGGCTTGGCGTCGCGTCACTCAAGACCAAGCTCGACTGGTCCTACATGTCGCTTCGTGGCGGCGTCTCCGACACGAATGTGGCGCTGCTCTTTGGTTTGGGAGCCGGCTATGCTCTGACCAAGAATCTCTCGATCGACGCAAACGTCGATTTCGGCAAACACAAGATTGATGACAACTCCTTTGGGGGCTCATCACGGGTGACGACCTACGGTGTGGGCGTTACTGCTTCCTTCTGA
- a CDS encoding YgaP family membrane protein — MKTNVGGMDRIARIAIGALLIVLTLLGTIGAWGWIGIVPLATGLLRTCPAYSILGLNTCPMQQK, encoded by the coding sequence ATGAAGACCAACGTCGGCGGGATGGACCGCATTGCCCGCATCGCCATCGGCGCCCTGCTGATCGTGCTGACCCTGCTGGGCACGATCGGGGCCTGGGGCTGGATCGGCATCGTGCCGCTGGCCACCGGCCTGCTGCGCACCTGCCCGGCCTATTCGATCCTGGGCCTCAACACCTGCCCGATGCAGCAGAAGTAA
- a CDS encoding M48 family metallopeptidase: MRRTRRDEDDPAHSQFSLPMFDDDIAPLPTPVPAGSHDAAAAVAAPAAARVESPHRLFRHLRSNREVKLGAHLIGYELKRGRRRTIGFVIGHEGLAVSAPRWVGQGEIDQALQAKARWILRKLADQKERLDRLEAARVDWRDGTALPFLGAPMTVRLDPCVTGALFTAQPRSLRVGLPLQADPVQIRDAVQGWLQRQALALFEQRCGFYAVQLGVMIRRLRLSSAQTRWGSASADGTVRLNWRLIHFALPTIDYVVAHELAHLREMNHSPAFWEVVRSVMPDFEHRRGSLRDGQVPVYD; the protein is encoded by the coding sequence ATGCGCCGCACCCGCCGCGACGAGGACGATCCGGCGCACAGCCAGTTCAGCCTGCCGATGTTCGACGACGACATTGCGCCGCTGCCGACGCCCGTGCCGGCCGGCAGCCACGACGCGGCTGCGGCGGTTGCCGCGCCAGCCGCTGCCCGGGTGGAGTCGCCACACCGCCTGTTCCGCCACCTGCGCAGCAACCGCGAGGTGAAGCTGGGCGCCCACCTGATCGGCTACGAACTCAAGCGCGGCCGGCGCCGCACCATCGGCTTCGTGATCGGCCACGAGGGGCTGGCGGTCAGCGCACCGCGCTGGGTCGGCCAGGGCGAGATCGACCAGGCGTTGCAGGCCAAGGCCCGCTGGATCCTGCGCAAGCTGGCGGACCAGAAGGAGCGGCTCGACCGCCTGGAGGCGGCCCGGGTGGACTGGCGCGACGGCACGGCGCTGCCCTTCCTGGGTGCGCCGATGACGGTGCGGCTCGACCCCTGCGTGACCGGTGCCCTGTTCACGGCCCAGCCGCGCAGTCTGCGCGTGGGCCTGCCGCTGCAGGCCGACCCGGTGCAGATCCGCGACGCCGTGCAGGGCTGGCTGCAGCGCCAGGCGCTGGCCCTGTTCGAGCAGCGCTGCGGCTTCTATGCCGTGCAATTGGGCGTGATGATCCGCCGCCTGAGACTGAGTTCAGCGCAGACCCGCTGGGGCAGCGCGAGTGCCGATGGCACGGTGCGGCTGAACTGGCGGCTGATCCACTTCGCGCTGCCGACCATCGACTACGTGGTCGCACACGAACTCGCGCACCTGCGCGAGATGAACCACAGCCCGGCCTTCTGGGAGGTGGTGCGCTCGGTGATGCCCGATTTCGAGCATCGCCGTGGCTCGCTGCGCGACGGGCAGGTGCCGGTTTACGACTGA
- a CDS encoding lysophospholipid acyltransferase family protein, producing the protein MIHLRSALFVLWLTVTVIPWSLFVVILSPIVSSTRLYWICAKWLHVAILGAKWICGVKWRIQGMENVPSAADEKAAVILVPKHQSTWETFAFPALMPHPLAYVFKRELLYVPFFGWAIGSLDMVHINRGRASEAWRKVAEQGKRIMGQGNWMIMFPEGTRAPRGGQGEYKTGASRLAVTCQVPLVPIAVTSARCWPRKSFLVRPGVIDISIGRPIPPEGRRPDDLMREVEAWIEGEMRRLDPEAYAPSPDARAEPTRTPGA; encoded by the coding sequence ATGATCCACCTGCGTTCCGCCCTGTTCGTGCTCTGGCTGACGGTGACCGTGATCCCGTGGAGCCTGTTCGTCGTCATCCTCTCGCCGATCGTCAGCAGCACCCGGCTGTACTGGATCTGCGCCAAGTGGCTGCACGTGGCCATCCTGGGCGCCAAGTGGATCTGCGGCGTGAAGTGGCGCATCCAGGGCATGGAGAACGTGCCCAGCGCGGCCGACGAGAAGGCCGCCGTGATCCTGGTGCCCAAGCACCAGTCGACCTGGGAGACCTTCGCCTTCCCGGCGCTGATGCCGCACCCGCTGGCCTACGTTTTCAAGCGCGAGCTGCTCTACGTGCCCTTCTTCGGCTGGGCCATCGGCAGCCTGGACATGGTGCACATCAACCGCGGTCGGGCCTCGGAGGCCTGGCGCAAGGTGGCCGAGCAGGGCAAGCGCATCATGGGCCAGGGCAACTGGATGATCATGTTCCCCGAGGGCACCCGCGCGCCGCGCGGCGGCCAGGGCGAGTACAAGACCGGCGCCTCGCGCCTGGCGGTGACCTGCCAGGTGCCGCTGGTGCCCATCGCTGTCACCTCGGCACGCTGCTGGCCGCGCAAGAGCTTCCTGGTCCGCCCCGGCGTGATCGACATCTCCATCGGCCGGCCGATCCCCCCCGAGGGCCGCCGACCCGACGACCTGATGCGCGAGGTGGAGGCCTGGATCGAAGGCGAGATGCGCCGCCTCGACCCCGAGGCCTATGCGCCGTCTCCTGACGCCAGGGCTGAGCCAACCCGCACGCCCGGCGCCTGA